The Methanococcoides methylutens MM1 genome has a window encoding:
- a CDS encoding phosphatase PAP2 family protein: protein MSFSSLELQIIQILNSFPALDPLMVFLSVIGEGPLWILMGAYLFLSGSRRYAIYFGMMGISVWLLSTFLKTFLMVPRPEGFRFVLEATGYSFPSTHSALAFATAMFLHSKAGKYSPLLWTGALLMAVSRVFAGVHYPSDVMAGAVLGIVMGYLWVRIGSAVNMYVEKRADQD, encoded by the coding sequence ATGTCGTTCTCATCCCTGGAGCTTCAGATCATTCAGATCCTGAACTCTTTTCCGGCACTGGATCCTCTTATGGTGTTCCTTTCTGTGATAGGTGAGGGTCCTTTGTGGATATTGATGGGGGCTTATCTTTTCCTCTCAGGTTCGAGGAGATATGCGATATATTTTGGTATGATGGGAATATCTGTCTGGCTGTTGTCGACTTTTTTGAAAACGTTCCTGATGGTTCCAAGACCTGAAGGATTCCGCTTTGTGTTGGAAGCAACGGGATATTCTTTTCCAAGCACCCATTCTGCACTGGCATTTGCAACGGCAATGTTCCTGCACTCAAAAGCAGGGAAGTACAGTCCTCTTTTATGGACAGGTGCCCTTCTTATGGCTGTCAGCCGTGTGTTTGCCGGAGTTCATTACCCATCAGATGTTATGGCAGGAGCTGTGCTTGGTATTGTTATGGGATATCTGTGGGTCAGGATAGGATCTGCTGTAAATATGTATGTGGAAAAAAGAGCGGATCAGGACTGA
- a CDS encoding LSm family protein, with protein MGNRPLDILNDALNTSVIVRLKGTREFRGILQGYDVHMNLVLDEAEELSEGEVVRKIGGVVIRGDNVVYVSP; from the coding sequence ATGGGAAACAGACCTCTGGATATATTGAACGATGCTTTGAACACATCCGTCATTGTCAGGTTAAAGGGCACAAGAGAATTTAGGGGTATCCTTCAGGGATATGACGTACACATGAACCTTGTACTTGACGAAGCAGAAGAACTAAGTGAAGGCGAGGTCGTACGTAAGATCGGTGGCGTTGTTATCAGAGGAGATAACGTAGTCTATGTGTCTCCGTAA
- a CDS encoding valine--tRNA ligase, with protein MAIPKEYDPHEIEEKWQDTWDMSMYHFDWKDETRPQYIIDTPPPYPTGNFHIGNSLNWCYIDFVARYKRMQGFNVMFPQGWDCHGLPTEVKVEEIHGITKNQVPRTEFRKMCEEMTVGNIEKMRATMLRLGFSTDWSNEFITMEPDYYVKTQTSFVRMKNMERLYQSEHPVNWCPRCETAIAFAEVEYDARDTKLNFLHFDKLEIATTRPELLAACVAVAINPEDDRYNEHIGQTVKVPLFGHDVKVIGDKDVDPAFGTGVVMICTFGDKQDVRWWVEHDLPLRKAIDKNGRITEIAGKYAGMTIPECKAAIIEDLKKEGYLYEQKTLDQNVGMCWRCKTPIEILSERQWFVKIDNDEILETADEIQWLPEYMKVRLQNWAGTMEWDWCISRQRIFATPIPVWYCKKCGEVMVAEEEWLPIDPTQEKPPVACKCGSTDFEPEEDVLDTWMDSSLTALHVAGWLTDKEMRNPTQLRPQGHDIIRTWAFYSILRSKALTDKRPWDSILVNGMVLGEDGHKMSKSLGNIISPEEVIAKYSADSFRQWAAVGGSTGSDVMFRWKDVVSASRFFTKMWSIYRFSMSHLEDNISEIVDYKPEELAIIDKWLLSNLNRLIMSVTESLDAYQFDEAYKSIRGFAWETLADNYIELVKSRLYGDDENARKAAQYTLCQAIDALSRMLAPFAPFFAEEMYSRIGEGSVHAQNWPEVDESLISEDIETEGELIKEIAGNVRRYKSESGMALNAPLEKIEVYGTLEDVSDLTGVTNSTVEVIEGEPDFEHVPVNIKPNMGIIGPKFRKQAGAIIKTLTSMDPVEVADIASKGNINITVDGEDIELEPESIVIEKEVISAGRAVDVLDVNGTVVVIVR; from the coding sequence ATGGCGATTCCTAAAGAATACGACCCTCATGAAATAGAAGAAAAATGGCAAGACACATGGGACATGTCAATGTATCACTTTGACTGGAAGGATGAGACCCGTCCACAGTACATAATAGATACACCCCCACCATATCCAACAGGAAATTTCCACATCGGAAATTCACTCAACTGGTGCTACATCGATTTTGTTGCGCGATATAAGAGAATGCAGGGTTTCAATGTGATGTTCCCCCAGGGATGGGACTGTCACGGCCTCCCTACCGAAGTAAAAGTGGAGGAGATCCACGGCATTACCAAGAACCAGGTCCCACGTACCGAGTTCAGGAAGATGTGCGAGGAAATGACCGTCGGCAACATCGAGAAGATGCGAGCTACAATGCTTCGCCTCGGGTTCTCCACTGACTGGAGCAATGAGTTCATCACAATGGAACCTGACTACTATGTCAAGACCCAGACATCTTTTGTCAGGATGAAGAACATGGAACGCTTATACCAGTCAGAGCATCCTGTGAACTGGTGTCCAAGATGTGAAACAGCCATTGCTTTTGCTGAGGTCGAATACGATGCAAGGGACACTAAGCTTAACTTCCTGCACTTCGACAAACTTGAGATCGCCACCACAAGACCTGAACTGCTTGCAGCATGTGTTGCAGTTGCCATCAACCCTGAGGATGACCGCTACAATGAGCACATCGGACAGACCGTCAAGGTCCCGCTGTTCGGTCATGACGTAAAGGTCATCGGTGACAAGGACGTTGATCCGGCATTTGGTACCGGTGTCGTTATGATCTGTACATTCGGTGACAAGCAGGATGTCAGATGGTGGGTAGAGCATGACCTTCCACTGAGAAAGGCCATTGACAAGAACGGACGCATCACAGAGATCGCAGGTAAATATGCAGGCATGACAATTCCTGAGTGCAAGGCAGCTATCATCGAGGACCTCAAGAAAGAAGGATACCTTTATGAGCAGAAGACGCTGGACCAGAACGTCGGAATGTGCTGGAGATGCAAGACACCTATCGAGATCCTATCCGAGAGACAGTGGTTCGTGAAGATCGACAATGATGAGATCCTTGAGACAGCTGATGAGATCCAGTGGCTCCCTGAGTACATGAAGGTCAGGCTCCAGAACTGGGCAGGCACCATGGAATGGGACTGGTGTATCTCACGCCAGAGGATCTTTGCAACCCCTATACCTGTATGGTACTGTAAGAAATGTGGAGAGGTAATGGTAGCAGAGGAAGAATGGCTCCCAATAGACCCAACACAGGAAAAGCCACCAGTAGCATGTAAATGCGGTTCCACTGACTTCGAGCCGGAAGAAGATGTACTGGATACATGGATGGACTCATCCCTTACAGCACTGCACGTAGCAGGCTGGCTGACCGATAAGGAAATGAGGAACCCGACCCAGTTGCGTCCACAGGGACACGATATCATACGCACATGGGCATTCTACAGTATCCTGCGCTCAAAGGCACTGACCGACAAGAGACCATGGGATTCCATACTCGTTAATGGAATGGTACTTGGAGAAGATGGCCACAAGATGAGCAAGTCACTTGGAAATATCATCTCACCGGAAGAAGTTATCGCAAAATACAGCGCTGACTCATTCAGGCAGTGGGCTGCAGTGGGCGGTTCCACCGGATCAGATGTAATGTTCAGGTGGAAGGATGTTGTATCAGCATCCAGGTTCTTCACAAAGATGTGGAGTATCTACCGCTTCTCAATGTCACACCTTGAGGACAACATTTCCGAGATCGTGGACTACAAACCAGAAGAACTTGCCATTATCGACAAGTGGCTCCTGAGCAACCTTAACAGGCTGATCATGTCAGTAACAGAAAGCCTTGATGCATACCAGTTCGATGAAGCCTACAAGTCCATCAGAGGATTCGCATGGGAAACCCTTGCTGACAACTACATTGAACTTGTGAAGTCCAGGCTGTACGGAGATGACGAGAACGCACGTAAGGCTGCACAGTACACACTTTGCCAGGCTATCGATGCATTGTCACGCATGCTTGCACCTTTCGCACCATTCTTTGCCGAAGAGATGTACTCAAGAATCGGTGAAGGAAGCGTACACGCACAGAACTGGCCGGAAGTTGACGAGTCACTGATCAGTGAGGACATTGAGACGGAAGGAGAGCTCATCAAGGAGATCGCCGGAAATGTCAGAAGATACAAGTCCGAATCAGGTATGGCACTTAACGCACCTCTCGAGAAGATCGAGGTCTACGGCACACTTGAAGATGTATCCGACCTTACCGGTGTTACAAACTCAACCGTAGAGGTAATCGAAGGCGAGCCTGACTTTGAGCATGTTCCTGTGAACATCAAACCGAACATGGGCATCATTGGTCCGAAGTTCAGGAAGCAGGCAGGAGCTATCATCAAGACACTCACATCAATGGACCCTGTGGAAGTTGCTGACATCGCTTCAAAAGGCAATATTAACATAACAGTTGATGGAGAGGATATTGAACTTGAGCCTGAAAGCATCGTCATTGAGAAAGAGGTAATCTCAGCCGGAAGGGCTGTAGATGTCCTTGATGTCAACGGTACTGTCGTCGTGATAGTACGCTGA
- the thiD gene encoding bifunctional hydroxymethylpyrimidine kinase/phosphomethylpyrimidine kinase — MITEGSNMDEMDITPVVLTIAGSDSGGGAGIEADIKTFGSLYVHGTCAITSVTSQNTTGVKSAYELPPSVVSDQIDAVCTDMDVRWAKSGMLSSADIVRQVARSVKEYGLHIIVDPVMAAEAGGKLLNEDAVSVLKEELLPVSYATTPNIGEAQALSGIDINSREDAKDAARAIAALGVKNVVITGGHSDAVDLVYESESDLFAEVPGRFIEGGTHGSGCTYSSALTAYLARGYSIVDAAIAAKEFVEYGILLSRNVGKGVSPVNQMGYMQMMATKDEVLTNTEEAVKMLEDSPNFSRLVAEVGCNIAMALPHARKVSDVAAVNGRIVRLQGRPKVVGCVGFGASSHVARIVLATMEFDPEVRASVNIKYSQNVLAICEDMGLTMSSFSRAEEPEHTHTMDWGVTYAIDSYGRVPAIISDAGGMGKEPMVRVLGRDAIEVASIAIEIADRLAVMED; from the coding sequence ATGATCACAGAAGGCAGTAACATGGACGAGATGGACATCACACCAGTTGTATTGACGATCGCCGGTTCAGATTCCGGGGGTGGTGCAGGTATAGAGGCTGACATAAAGACCTTTGGTTCATTATATGTGCACGGCACATGTGCCATAACCTCTGTAACTTCACAGAACACCACCGGTGTAAAGAGTGCATATGAACTGCCACCTTCGGTTGTCTCAGACCAGATCGATGCTGTCTGTACTGATATGGACGTCAGGTGGGCAAAGTCAGGAATGCTCTCATCTGCCGACATCGTAAGGCAGGTAGCAAGAAGCGTGAAGGAATACGGTCTTCATATCATCGTGGACCCTGTAATGGCCGCAGAGGCCGGAGGGAAACTTCTGAATGAAGATGCTGTTTCCGTATTGAAAGAAGAACTTCTGCCCGTAAGCTATGCAACCACTCCAAATATTGGTGAGGCACAGGCCCTTTCCGGTATCGATATAAATTCACGTGAGGATGCTAAGGATGCTGCCAGGGCAATTGCTGCCCTTGGTGTAAAGAACGTGGTGATCACAGGAGGTCACTCTGACGCTGTGGACCTTGTCTATGAATCCGAAAGTGATCTCTTTGCAGAGGTCCCGGGTAGGTTCATTGAAGGTGGTACACATGGTTCTGGATGCACGTATTCTTCAGCACTTACTGCTTATCTTGCAAGAGGTTATTCCATTGTGGACGCTGCCATAGCAGCAAAGGAATTCGTCGAATACGGTATCCTGCTTAGCAGGAACGTCGGCAAGGGTGTATCCCCTGTGAACCAGATGGGCTACATGCAAATGATGGCGACAAAGGATGAAGTACTCACCAATACCGAGGAAGCTGTAAAGATGCTTGAGGATAGTCCCAACTTTAGCAGGCTTGTGGCAGAGGTCGGTTGTAACATAGCAATGGCCCTTCCACACGCAAGGAAGGTCTCTGATGTTGCTGCTGTCAACGGCAGGATCGTCAGGCTTCAGGGAAGGCCAAAGGTGGTGGGATGTGTAGGCTTTGGTGCAAGCAGCCATGTCGCAAGGATCGTGCTTGCGACAATGGAGTTCGACCCGGAGGTCCGTGCATCGGTCAACATAAAGTATTCACAGAATGTACTGGCCATCTGTGAGGATATGGGTCTTACGATGTCTTCATTCAGCCGTGCAGAAGAACCGGAACACACCCATACCATGGACTGGGGTGTGACCTATGCAATTGATTCCTATGGAAGGGTCCCTGCCATAATATCCGATGCAGGTGGCATGGGTAAAGAACCAATGGTACGTGTCCTGGGAAGGGATGCAATAGAGGTTGCAAGCATTGCCATTGAGATCGCAGACCGTCTTGCAGTTATGGAGGATTAA
- a CDS encoding 50S ribosomal protein L37e yields MSKGTPSMGKRQKRTHAKCRRCGSVSLNVHTKQCTSCGFGKTSRMRSYQWQRKCKY; encoded by the coding sequence ATGTCAAAAGGTACTCCATCAATGGGTAAGAGACAAAAACGCACACATGCAAAATGCAGACGCTGTGGAAGCGTTTCACTCAACGTCCATACAAAACAGTGCACATCATGCGGTTTCGGAAAGACATCACGCATGAGAAGCTACCAGTGGCAGAGAAAGTGCAAATACTAA
- a CDS encoding hydantoinase B/oxoprolinase family protein yields the protein MSESKKWQFWIDRGGTFTDVVARRPDGRIVTHKLLSEDPEHYNDAAIKGIRQLLGISKDDELPTEEIECIKMGTTVGTNALLERKGERSALVITKGFRDALQIDYQNRPEIFALDIELPGVLYEQVIEVEQRFSPKGEQLVPVDEEKTRRELESIYSSGIRSLAVVLMHSYRYPDHELLIEKIAKDIGFEHISLSHKVSPLIKIVGRGETTMVDTYLSPVLQRYVNRILAALHTDECDTRLLFMQSNGGLTDAMSFRGKDSILSGPAGGIVGAARVSEMAGFHKIIGFDMGGTSTDVAHYDGEYERSFENEVAGIHLCSPMMNIHTVAAGGGSILHFDEGRYQVGPDSAGSDPGPSCYRRGGPLTVTDCNVMLSKVIPEFFPAVFGKIGTLPLDVEVVSSRFARLAGRISEDTGEDTTPEQVAEGFLTVAVENMANAIKRISTQRGYDLKDYTLCCFGGAGAQHACLVADSLGMSRVFIHPYAGVLSAYGMGLADQRMILERSVEEELTDNTIRDIRKLFEELELEGIPAMKEQGIAEEEVVLERKLHVRYNGTDTSLEIDFGNMEAIRESFREDHRKQFGFVMEDRNLVVSNITLEFIGLNENPEEIINNAVAAGECSRETTVKMYTCGKYHQTPVFIRKCLKPGHVVRGPALIIEDTTTIVVEPEWKAEITPLDHILLTRTEPQAERVAIGTDADPVMLEVFNNRFMSVAEQMGYRLQNTAHSVNIKERLDFSCAIFDNEGNLIANAPHIPVHLGSMEEAVKATIRSANGNMRPGDAWMLNSPYAGGTHLPDITVISPVFCGTKEVQFYVASRGHHADIGGVTPGSMPPGSTTIYEEGILIENFKLMEEGEFKESDVLELLGSGDHPSRNPQQNIADLKAQVAANEKGIQQLEKMVDKYSLETVSSYMQHVQDNAEEAVRRVIEVLHDGSFTYTLDDGSHISVNIAIDHEKRSARIDLTGTSPQQESNFNAPASICRAAVLYVFRTLVKENIPLNAGCMKPLEIIIPQGCLLNPRFPAAVVAGNVETSQYIVDSLYAALGVMAASQGTMNNFTFGNHEYQYYETICGGSGAGVGFNGTDAVQTHMTNSRITDPEVLELRFPVLLEEFSIRKGSGGRGRHSGGNGVVRRVRFLEKMKAAILSSHRKYPPFGMNGAEGGKCGRNVVVRKSGEIEEIEGTAQVDMNEGDVFVIETPGGGGFGKLEGITNKE from the coding sequence ATGTCCGAAAGTAAAAAATGGCAGTTCTGGATCGACAGAGGAGGCACGTTCACCGATGTTGTTGCCAGGAGACCGGACGGAAGAATTGTCACACACAAACTGCTCTCAGAAGACCCTGAGCACTACAACGACGCAGCCATAAAGGGCATACGCCAGCTACTCGGAATTTCAAAGGACGATGAACTCCCTACTGAAGAGATCGAGTGCATTAAGATGGGAACCACCGTGGGCACCAATGCGCTTCTGGAAAGGAAAGGCGAAAGGTCTGCACTTGTTATCACAAAGGGTTTCAGGGATGCACTGCAGATCGATTACCAGAACAGGCCGGAGATCTTCGCACTGGACATCGAACTTCCCGGAGTACTCTATGAACAGGTCATCGAGGTGGAGCAACGGTTCAGCCCAAAAGGAGAACAACTGGTTCCTGTTGATGAAGAAAAGACCAGAAGAGAACTCGAGTCCATTTATTCCAGCGGCATACGATCCCTTGCAGTTGTACTCATGCACTCATACCGCTACCCTGACCATGAACTGCTCATTGAGAAAATAGCAAAGGACATCGGTTTTGAGCACATCTCACTTTCCCACAAAGTAAGCCCGTTGATAAAGATCGTAGGTCGCGGGGAAACAACAATGGTAGACACCTACCTTTCACCTGTACTGCAGAGATATGTGAACAGGATACTTGCTGCCCTGCATACCGATGAGTGCGATACACGATTGCTGTTCATGCAGTCAAATGGAGGACTTACTGATGCGATGTCGTTCAGGGGAAAGGACAGCATCCTCTCGGGCCCTGCAGGAGGCATCGTGGGCGCTGCCAGGGTCTCGGAAATGGCAGGTTTCCATAAGATCATCGGCTTCGATATGGGAGGAACATCAACCGATGTCGCACACTATGACGGGGAATACGAACGCTCCTTTGAGAACGAGGTCGCAGGGATACACCTCTGCTCTCCGATGATGAACATACACACCGTTGCAGCCGGAGGAGGGTCCATATTACATTTTGACGAAGGAAGATATCAAGTGGGACCCGATTCAGCAGGTTCTGACCCCGGACCCTCCTGCTACAGGCGCGGAGGTCCGCTGACAGTCACGGACTGCAATGTGATGCTCTCAAAGGTCATTCCGGAGTTCTTCCCTGCCGTATTCGGAAAAATCGGAACACTTCCACTGGATGTAGAGGTCGTAAGCTCCCGTTTTGCCAGACTTGCAGGTCGAATATCTGAAGATACCGGAGAGGACACAACTCCTGAACAGGTCGCTGAAGGCTTCCTGACAGTTGCTGTTGAGAACATGGCAAATGCTATCAAAAGGATCTCAACCCAGAGAGGCTATGACCTGAAGGATTACACACTGTGCTGTTTCGGAGGTGCCGGAGCACAGCATGCATGCCTTGTTGCAGATTCCCTGGGAATGTCACGGGTTTTCATTCACCCCTATGCCGGTGTATTATCAGCTTATGGAATGGGACTCGCAGACCAGAGAATGATCCTTGAAAGATCTGTGGAGGAAGAACTTACTGACAATACCATCCGTGATATCAGGAAGTTGTTCGAAGAACTGGAGCTTGAAGGCATCCCTGCCATGAAAGAACAGGGAATTGCAGAAGAGGAAGTTGTGCTCGAACGTAAGCTCCATGTGAGATATAATGGCACTGACACATCCCTTGAGATCGATTTCGGGAATATGGAAGCTATAAGGGAAAGCTTCAGGGAAGATCACAGGAAGCAGTTCGGATTTGTGATGGAAGACAGGAACCTTGTAGTATCCAATATAACACTGGAATTTATAGGACTGAATGAGAACCCGGAAGAGATCATAAATAATGCAGTTGCAGCAGGCGAATGCTCCCGTGAGACCACCGTTAAGATGTACACGTGCGGGAAATACCACCAGACACCTGTATTCATCAGGAAATGCCTGAAACCCGGACATGTGGTTAGAGGACCTGCACTTATCATTGAGGACACCACGACCATTGTAGTGGAACCAGAGTGGAAGGCTGAGATCACGCCCCTGGACCATATTCTACTTACACGCACAGAACCCCAGGCAGAACGTGTTGCAATAGGAACAGATGCTGACCCGGTGATGCTGGAAGTTTTCAACAACCGCTTCATGTCCGTTGCCGAGCAGATGGGATACCGCCTCCAGAACACCGCCCATTCGGTCAACATCAAAGAACGCCTGGACTTCTCCTGTGCCATCTTCGACAATGAAGGCAACCTCATAGCCAACGCTCCCCACATCCCGGTCCACCTGGGGTCCATGGAGGAAGCGGTCAAGGCAACCATCAGGTCAGCGAACGGCAACATGAGACCAGGGGATGCCTGGATGCTAAACTCACCGTATGCAGGAGGCACACACCTTCCTGACATCACAGTCATATCACCTGTTTTCTGCGGAACAAAAGAAGTGCAATTCTACGTGGCATCCCGTGGTCATCATGCAGACATCGGCGGAGTCACACCCGGTTCCATGCCTCCCGGGAGCACGACGATATATGAAGAGGGCATCCTGATCGAAAATTTCAAACTGATGGAAGAAGGAGAGTTCAAGGAATCAGATGTCCTCGAACTGCTGGGATCCGGTGATCATCCCTCACGCAATCCCCAGCAGAACATAGCTGACCTCAAGGCACAGGTCGCTGCCAATGAGAAAGGAATACAGCAGCTTGAGAAGATGGTGGACAAATACTCACTGGAAACCGTCAGCTCATACATGCAACATGTTCAGGACAACGCCGAGGAAGCGGTCAGAAGGGTGATCGAAGTGCTCCATGACGGCAGCTTCACCTACACCCTTGATGACGGCAGCCATATCTCTGTGAACATTGCAATAGACCATGAGAAACGTTCAGCAAGGATCGACCTTACCGGCACCTCACCACAACAGGAAAGCAATTTCAACGCACCTGCCTCCATCTGCAGGGCTGCAGTGCTCTATGTTTTCCGCACCCTGGTTAAAGAGAACATCCCGCTCAACGCAGGGTGCATGAAGCCCCTTGAGATTATCATCCCACAAGGGTGCCTTCTGAACCCCAGGTTCCCTGCTGCGGTGGTGGCAGGAAATGTCGAGACCTCACAATATATCGTTGATTCCCTCTATGCTGCGCTGGGAGTAATGGCAGCATCCCAGGGGACAATGAACAATTTCACCTTCGGGAATCACGAATACCAGTATTATGAGACCATCTGCGGAGGTTCCGGTGCAGGGGTTGGGTTTAACGGGACCGATGCTGTGCAGACCCACATGACCAATTCACGGATAACCGACCCCGAGGTTCTGGAGCTGCGCTTCCCGGTGCTGCTCGAGGAGTTCTCGATCCGAAAGGGAAGCGGGGGCCGGGGTCGACATAGCGGTGGCAATGGAGTTGTCCGCAGGGTGCGCTTCCTTGAAAAGATGAAAGCAGCTATCCTTTCATCACACCGGAAGTATCCTCCTTTTGGAATGAACGGAGCCGAGGGTGGAAAATGTGGCAGAAATGTTGTGGTAAGAAAAAGCGGAGAGATCGAGGAGATCGAGGGTACTGCTCAGGTCGATATGAATGAGGGAGATGTCTTTGTGATAGAAACGCCCGGAGGCGGTGGGTTCGGAAAACTGGAGGGGATCACAAACAAAGAGTAA
- a CDS encoding universal stress protein codes for MADKEYKKILIATDGSENAQKAARSGVKIAALSGAKVIALYVLEMETVGVTPEAVHRDYVASMKMAVSEHMTKEQWSEFARVADDMWKTERHKNLQEKGSSVTSYVEELCKEMGAEAEIRIEEGHPANVILDVAEKENVDLLVIGTLGKTADGRFRLGSVAEKVIRNSPTELLVVR; via the coding sequence ATGGCAGATAAAGAGTACAAGAAGATACTGATAGCTACCGACGGGTCTGAGAACGCACAGAAAGCTGCAAGATCGGGGGTGAAGATAGCAGCCTTGAGCGGTGCTAAGGTCATTGCACTTTATGTTCTTGAGATGGAGACCGTAGGTGTTACTCCTGAAGCCGTCCACAGGGACTACGTCGCCTCAATGAAGATGGCAGTCAGCGAACATATGACCAAAGAGCAATGGAGCGAATTTGCCAGGGTTGCAGATGACATGTGGAAGACCGAGAGGCACAAGAATCTTCAAGAGAAAGGCAGTTCCGTCACATCCTATGTGGAAGAACTTTGCAAGGAGATGGGCGCTGAGGCGGAGATCAGAATTGAGGAAGGTCATCCTGCAAACGTAATCCTTGATGTTGCAGAAAAAGAGAACGTGGACCTTCTGGTAATCGGCACACTGGGAAAGACCGCTGATGGCAGGTTCAGGCTTGGAAGTGTTGCAGAAAAGGTAATCAGGAACTCTCCGACAGAACTTCTGGTAGTCAGGTAA
- the purF gene encoding amidophosphoribosyltransferase — translation MKEECGVVGVLMHDADAQAKPASLQIYYSLYALQHRGQESTGITVKCGETIKSIKGMGLVPEVYSKDDLLKLKGNIGVGHVRYSTTGDSKIENCQPLMVKYKSGNVAIAHNGNLVNGHDLRDELESEGRIFITNSDTEVIAHLLVKELLKHDPIESIKAVMSRLKGSYSLALMIDDRLFAARDPLGFKPLCIGEISGGYVVASESVAIDTLNGELVRDVKPGEVIEITDSGFESYQMFNEKNAAHCVFEYIYFARPDSIIDGQLVYKVRERIGRELAKEHPVEADIVSPVPDSGITSAIGYTEESGINYQEGLMKNRYIGRTFIIPGQAMRETAVRLKMNTISENLKDKKVILIDDSIVRGTTSKRIIEMVRKAGAKEVHARIGSPAIIAPCYLGIDMATREELIAAKKPVDKVRDAITADSLGYLSIDGLVKAIGIDRGELCLGCLNELYPVEIPGEKCHRKQLSLDEFEEEDQS, via the coding sequence ATGAAAGAAGAATGCGGCGTTGTCGGCGTGTTGATGCATGATGCAGATGCACAGGCTAAACCCGCTTCACTTCAAATATACTACTCCCTCTACGCTCTTCAGCACAGGGGGCAGGAATCTACCGGAATAACGGTCAAATGTGGAGAGACCATCAAGTCCATCAAAGGCATGGGCCTTGTTCCGGAAGTATATTCCAAAGACGATCTTCTGAAGCTCAAAGGTAACATTGGCGTAGGGCATGTCCGCTATTCCACTACCGGAGATTCTAAGATCGAGAATTGTCAGCCATTAATGGTCAAGTACAAGAGTGGTAACGTTGCCATTGCACACAACGGGAATCTTGTGAACGGCCATGACCTTCGGGACGAACTGGAATCCGAAGGACGTATTTTCATAACTAATTCTGATACCGAGGTCATAGCACACCTTCTTGTCAAGGAACTGCTAAAACATGACCCTATCGAATCCATCAAAGCCGTGATGTCAAGGCTTAAGGGATCCTATTCACTTGCCCTTATGATCGATGACAGGCTTTTTGCTGCCAGGGACCCTCTTGGATTCAAACCATTATGCATAGGTGAGATCAGCGGAGGATATGTGGTCGCATCCGAGAGTGTGGCAATTGACACCCTCAACGGTGAGCTTGTAAGGGATGTAAAACCCGGAGAGGTCATCGAGATCACAGACAGTGGATTTGAAAGTTACCAGATGTTCAACGAAAAGAACGCTGCACACTGCGTTTTTGAATACATCTATTTTGCAAGGCCTGATTCCATTATTGATGGTCAGCTTGTTTACAAGGTCCGTGAGAGGATCGGCAGGGAGCTTGCAAAAGAGCATCCTGTGGAAGCTGATATTGTATCCCCTGTACCAGACTCCGGAATCACATCCGCGATCGGATATACCGAAGAGTCCGGTATCAATTACCAGGAAGGTCTGATGAAGAACCGTTATATCGGTCGTACATTCATTATTCCGGGACAGGCAATGAGAGAGACAGCTGTACGTCTCAAGATGAACACCATCTCTGAGAACCTAAAGGACAAGAAGGTCATTCTTATCGATGACAGCATCGTACGCGGAACAACTTCCAAACGTATCATCGAAATGGTACGCAAAGCAGGTGCTAAAGAAGTACATGCAAGGATAGGAAGTCCTGCAATTATTGCACCATGCTACCTGGGAATTGATATGGCCACAAGGGAAGAACTTATCGCTGCCAAAAAGCCGGTCGATAAGGTAAGGGATGCAATAACCGCAGATTCACTTGGATACCTTAGCATAGACGGTCTTGTTAAAGCAATTGGCATTGACAGGGGTGAGCTCTGTCTTGGATGCCTCAATGAGCTTTATCCTGTAGAAATTCCCGGTGAAAAATGTCACCGCAAACAGCTCAGTCTTGATGAGTTTGAGGAAGAGGATCAGTCCTGA